From the genome of Phytohabitans rumicis, one region includes:
- a CDS encoding ABC transporter permease — protein MKLARDTWLVFQQQITLLLRSRTWLIFGLAQPVIYLVLFAPMLKPALDVDSYADAYRVYIPGLLVVMSLYGGLFTGFGLLAELRAGVIERARVTPVSRSALLLGRALRDVASLLVQSAIIMVIAAPLGLRVGPLDLALAFLLLSLIALMTTAISYTVTLIVRNEGALGPVMNSVAQPVSLLAGVLLPIVLAPVWIQNVAEWNPFYWATNGMRALFDGRVGDASVWQGLIGVTALAAVTIAWSTRLFARTVR, from the coding sequence GTGAAACTCGCCCGCGATACGTGGCTGGTCTTCCAGCAACAGATCACGCTGCTGCTGCGCAGCCGTACCTGGCTCATCTTCGGTCTCGCCCAGCCGGTCATCTACCTCGTGCTCTTCGCGCCGATGCTCAAGCCGGCATTGGACGTCGACAGCTACGCCGACGCCTACCGGGTCTACATTCCGGGCCTGCTGGTCGTGATGTCGCTTTACGGCGGGCTGTTCACCGGCTTCGGCCTGCTCGCCGAGCTGCGCGCCGGGGTCATCGAGCGGGCCCGGGTGACGCCGGTGAGCCGCTCGGCCCTGTTGCTGGGGCGGGCGCTGCGCGACGTCGCCTCGCTGCTGGTCCAGTCCGCCATCATCATGGTGATCGCGGCGCCGCTGGGGCTGCGGGTCGGACCCCTGGACCTGGCGCTGGCGTTCCTGCTGCTGTCGCTGATCGCGCTGATGACGACCGCGATCTCGTACACCGTGACGCTGATCGTACGCAACGAGGGTGCGCTCGGCCCGGTGATGAACTCGGTGGCGCAGCCGGTCTCGTTGCTGGCCGGGGTGCTGTTGCCGATCGTCCTGGCGCCGGTGTGGATCCAGAACGTCGCCGAATGGAACCCCTTCTACTGGGCCACGAACGGCATGCGGGCCCTCTTCGACGGCCGCGTCGGCGACGCGTCGGTGTGGCAGGGCCTGATCGGGGTCACCGCGCTGGCCGCCGTCACCATCGCCTGGTCCACCCGCCTTTTTGCCCGCACG
- a CDS encoding condensation domain-containing protein — MKSQRIPVRFEGDGSGVEELSWGQREMWQAMRRQLTWMPMGYAVPIAPGTTLEDAVADLRFMMGRYQSMRTRLRHDPDGHTRQVVVAAGETALEVVDADDDADPAEVADQVHQRYWNSDYDFVNDWPIRVAVVRHRGVLTHHIAVLCHLVTDGFGALAALRELADRDLVYGRKPAPPITAMQPMEQARWQRSPAGQRELAAVLRRWDSVLREIPARRFPGSADPRNPRYWRVNLDSPATLLAVRAIRARTTVDPTTILLALFVVALGRVTGASPVVTRVVANNRFRRGLSDAVSPITHTGLCVVDLPDTTFDDALARVERRSVAAYRYAYYDPARLDELVERVSHERGEELDLSCFFNDRRLLTRDLTAAPPPAPDELAAAVSLSRIRWDSQDKPVERLFATINDEPDTLDLEMFADTHHVSPADMEALVRGMETLAVAAAFNPKASTRIPAAAGVS; from the coding sequence ATGAAGAGCCAGCGGATTCCCGTCCGGTTCGAAGGCGACGGCAGCGGCGTCGAAGAGCTGTCGTGGGGCCAGCGCGAGATGTGGCAGGCGATGCGGCGCCAGCTCACCTGGATGCCGATGGGGTACGCCGTGCCCATCGCGCCCGGCACCACCCTGGAGGACGCCGTCGCCGACCTGCGCTTCATGATGGGGCGGTACCAATCGATGCGCACCCGGCTGCGGCACGACCCCGACGGCCATACCCGTCAGGTGGTCGTCGCCGCCGGCGAGACCGCGCTGGAGGTGGTCGACGCCGACGACGACGCCGACCCCGCCGAGGTGGCCGACCAGGTCCACCAGCGGTACTGGAACAGCGACTACGACTTCGTCAACGACTGGCCCATCCGGGTGGCCGTCGTCCGGCACCGCGGCGTCCTCACCCACCACATCGCCGTCCTGTGCCACCTGGTCACCGACGGCTTCGGCGCCCTGGCCGCCCTGCGCGAGCTCGCCGACCGCGACCTCGTGTACGGCCGCAAGCCGGCACCCCCGATCACCGCGATGCAGCCGATGGAGCAGGCCCGATGGCAGCGCTCCCCGGCCGGCCAGCGCGAGCTCGCCGCGGTGCTGCGCCGGTGGGACTCGGTGCTGCGGGAGATCCCGGCCCGGCGCTTCCCCGGCTCCGCCGACCCCCGGAACCCCCGCTACTGGCGGGTCAACCTCGACTCCCCCGCCACGCTGCTCGCCGTCCGCGCGATCCGGGCACGCACCACAGTGGACCCCACCACGATCCTGCTCGCGCTATTCGTCGTCGCGCTCGGCCGGGTCACCGGCGCCAGCCCCGTGGTGACCCGGGTGGTGGCCAACAACCGCTTCCGGCGCGGCCTCAGCGACGCGGTCAGCCCCATCACCCACACCGGCCTGTGCGTGGTCGACCTGCCGGACACGACCTTCGACGACGCCCTCGCCCGCGTCGAACGCCGCTCCGTCGCCGCCTACCGGTACGCCTACTACGACCCGGCACGCCTGGACGAGCTGGTCGAGCGGGTCAGCCACGAGCGCGGCGAGGAGCTGGACCTGTCGTGCTTCTTCAACGACCGCCGGCTACTCACCCGCGACCTGACCGCCGCACCGCCGCCGGCCCCGGACGAGCTGGCCGCCGCCGTATCGCTGAGCCGGATCCGTTGGGACAGCCAGGACAAGCCCGTCGAACGGCTCTTCGCCACCATCAACGACGAGCCGGACACCCTTGACCTGGAGATGTTCGCCGACACCCACCACGTGTCGCCGGCCGACATGGAGGCACTCGTCCGCGGCATGGAGACGCTGGCCGTCGCGGCGGCCTTCAACCCCAAGGCGTCCACCCGGATCCCGGCCGCGGCGGGTGTGTCATGA
- a CDS encoding condensation domain-containing protein — MTHVTVPFEGDGGGVAALAWGQREIWSAMVRQNWWLPIGYALPLPPGTTVDDAVDDIRFCVSRYPTMRTRLRHDPDGHTRQVVAAAGELSVEIVDAADGADPDAAAEQVRQRYWAGDHDFVADWPVKAAIVRHRGAATHLVLVLCHLVIDAMGGLVMLDELAARRAGKDLPPIGTPPLEQVRWQQSPAGQRQTAAALRHWEGLLRTVTPERFAGSTDHQRPRHWEGYFRSPAAHLALQVIAERTKVDASPLLLALFAVSLARLTGINPVVVQVVVGNRFRPGLAESVSPVNQSSLCAIDVADSTVDDAVRLAARRVLATYKNAYYDPSQVDDLVARVGRERGADLDIACYFNDRRLEVRDRAAGPLPTTDQIRAALPHSTFAWGRRQEDPWERLFVHIEDVPDTMALTINGDTHFVSPAHLEACLRGMEQVAVEAALDPAATTRVRRTT, encoded by the coding sequence ATGACGCACGTCACCGTCCCGTTCGAGGGCGACGGCGGCGGCGTCGCCGCCCTCGCCTGGGGCCAGCGCGAGATCTGGTCCGCGATGGTGCGGCAGAACTGGTGGCTTCCGATCGGGTACGCGCTGCCGCTCCCGCCGGGCACCACAGTGGACGACGCGGTCGACGACATCCGGTTCTGCGTCAGCCGCTACCCGACCATGCGCACCCGGCTGCGCCACGACCCGGACGGCCACACCCGGCAGGTCGTCGCGGCCGCCGGAGAGCTGAGCGTGGAGATCGTCGACGCGGCCGACGGAGCCGACCCCGACGCGGCCGCCGAGCAGGTACGGCAACGCTACTGGGCCGGCGACCACGACTTCGTCGCCGACTGGCCGGTCAAGGCGGCCATCGTCCGGCACCGCGGCGCGGCCACCCACCTCGTCCTCGTCCTGTGCCACCTGGTCATCGACGCCATGGGCGGCCTGGTAATGCTCGACGAACTGGCCGCCCGCCGGGCCGGCAAGGACCTGCCCCCGATCGGCACCCCACCGCTGGAGCAGGTCCGCTGGCAGCAGTCACCGGCCGGGCAGCGGCAAACGGCCGCCGCCCTGCGGCACTGGGAAGGGCTGCTGCGCACCGTCACGCCGGAGCGCTTCGCCGGCTCCACCGACCACCAGCGCCCGCGGCACTGGGAGGGCTACTTCCGCTCCCCCGCCGCCCACCTCGCGCTCCAGGTCATCGCCGAACGCACCAAAGTGGACGCCTCACCGCTGCTGCTGGCGCTCTTCGCGGTCTCCCTCGCCCGGCTCACCGGCATCAACCCCGTCGTCGTCCAGGTCGTGGTGGGCAACCGCTTCCGGCCCGGCCTCGCCGAGTCGGTCAGCCCGGTCAACCAGAGCAGCCTGTGCGCGATCGACGTCGCCGACAGCACCGTCGACGACGCGGTCCGGCTCGCCGCGCGCCGGGTGCTCGCCACGTACAAAAACGCCTACTACGACCCGTCCCAAGTGGACGACCTCGTCGCCCGCGTCGGCCGGGAGCGCGGCGCGGACCTCGACATCGCCTGCTACTTCAACGACCGCCGGCTGGAGGTCCGCGACCGGGCCGCCGGGCCGCTGCCCACCACCGACCAGATCCGGGCCGCGCTGCCGCACAGCACGTTCGCCTGGGGACGGCGGCAGGAGGACCCGTGGGAACGCCTCTTCGTCCACATCGAAGACGTGCCCGACACCATGGCCCTCACCATCAACGGCGACACGCACTTCGTCTCGCCGGCCCACCTGGAGGCGTGCCTGCGCGGCATGGAACAGGTCGCGGTCGAGGCCGCCCTCGACCCGGCGGCCACGACCCGCGTCCGGCGGACCACATGA
- a CDS encoding 3-oxoacyl-[acyl-carrier-protein] synthase III C-terminal domain-containing protein has protein sequence MTALAAVATYLPDRRVPIEELADGLDLTPMQVRLFRRFHMLSDVCRDPDATPLDLLLAAVSNLDALRGQEHRVRYVLYARTFPVVVPYPLNPLHALCRLLGLDQAVAFTVTHHACATGLLAIDVAGRLLASDPDPDAYALVLAGEKAFTRDAQLVPETSIFGEGASACLIQHSGPRDRLLSYAANQRGEFDDELSDDTAKFQEEYHSSLADAILAAVDRAGLDLADLALILPHNVNLVAWQRLCRRIGYPVARVLLDNVPLTAHVFCADAFVNYTTAHARGLLHPGDRYLVAAAGAGRGATFSAMVFEH, from the coding sequence ATGACCGCGCTGGCCGCCGTCGCGACGTACCTGCCGGACCGGCGGGTGCCGATCGAGGAGCTGGCCGACGGGCTCGACCTGACCCCCATGCAGGTACGCCTGTTCCGGCGCTTCCACATGCTCTCCGACGTCTGCCGCGACCCCGACGCCACCCCGCTCGACCTGCTCCTGGCCGCCGTGTCCAACCTGGACGCACTGCGCGGCCAGGAGCACCGCGTGCGGTACGTGCTGTACGCGCGCACCTTCCCGGTCGTCGTGCCGTACCCGCTCAACCCCCTGCACGCCCTGTGCCGGCTGCTCGGCCTCGACCAAGCCGTGGCGTTCACGGTCACCCACCACGCCTGCGCCACCGGCCTGCTCGCCATCGACGTCGCCGGCCGCCTGCTGGCCAGCGACCCCGACCCCGACGCGTACGCGCTGGTGCTGGCCGGCGAGAAGGCGTTCACCCGGGACGCCCAACTCGTACCGGAGACCTCCATCTTCGGCGAGGGCGCCTCCGCCTGCCTGATCCAGCACTCAGGACCGCGGGACCGGCTGCTGTCCTACGCCGCCAACCAGCGCGGCGAGTTCGACGACGAACTGTCCGACGACACGGCGAAGTTCCAGGAGGAATACCACTCGTCGCTGGCCGACGCGATCCTGGCGGCCGTCGACCGGGCCGGCCTCGACCTCGCCGACCTCGCGCTGATCCTGCCGCACAACGTCAACCTCGTGGCCTGGCAACGGCTGTGCCGGCGGATCGGCTACCCGGTGGCCCGGGTGCTGCTGGACAACGTGCCACTGACCGCGCACGTCTTCTGCGCCGACGCGTTCGTCAACTACACGACCGCCCACGCGCGGGGACTGCTACACCCGGGCGACCGCTACCTCGTCGCCGCCGCGGGAGCCGGGCGCGGCGCCACGTTCTCGGCGATGGTTTTCGAACACTAG
- a CDS encoding phosphopantetheine-binding protein, which translates to MGLGTMEQLDTDLRPQVVSTIQALLPRVLRREMPDASEQTRLMEDLGMSSSSSLELMLELEDSLEIQIDVEDIDREDFATIGTLADFVVKHLMPAG; encoded by the coding sequence ATGGGACTGGGCACCATGGAGCAGCTCGACACGGACCTCCGGCCGCAAGTCGTGAGCACCATCCAGGCGCTCCTGCCGCGGGTGCTGCGGCGGGAGATGCCGGACGCCTCGGAGCAGACCCGCCTCATGGAAGACCTGGGCATGAGCTCGTCCAGCTCGCTGGAGCTGATGCTCGAGCTGGAGGACAGCCTGGAGATCCAGATCGACGTCGAAGACATCGACCGGGAGGACTTCGCGACGATCGGCACGCTCGCCGACTTCGTCGTCAAGCACCTGATGCCGGCCGGGTGA
- a CDS encoding 2-hydroxy-acid oxidase, translating to MYTAGPPATDYPGPHLVRAARRAFPGPAARAAHPEHAPHLTAYLSDLVRPYGLALRQPAGGHSYGEMAAALVADTVPPHEPVDLLVLAFAVPDIRPGRATATYLSHICPGAPMAFAVCDQGAAAGFTGLRLIREYARTGGCRRALLLVVEQAGLPYDPAAPVALPTRHTGVALLCGDSGTAWLGPVRQVPMAPGQAGTAPPALPADLDADTLILGNGLGPVPGARSAPSGQPYTGVWWTLAGELADPTARRIVLADHDPVLGYLCTSTVEIGGTVEEGGTGVRVELGAS from the coding sequence ATGTACACTGCCGGCCCGCCCGCCACCGACTACCCCGGGCCGCACCTCGTCCGCGCCGCGCGCCGCGCCTTCCCCGGCCCGGCCGCCCGCGCCGCACACCCCGAGCACGCGCCACACCTGACCGCGTACCTGTCCGATCTGGTCCGGCCGTACGGGCTCGCCCTGCGCCAGCCGGCCGGCGGCCACTCGTACGGCGAGATGGCCGCCGCGCTGGTCGCCGACACCGTCCCGCCGCACGAGCCGGTCGACCTGCTCGTGCTGGCGTTCGCCGTGCCGGACATCCGCCCCGGGCGGGCCACCGCGACGTACCTGAGCCACATCTGCCCCGGCGCCCCCATGGCGTTCGCGGTCTGCGACCAGGGCGCCGCCGCCGGCTTCACCGGGCTCCGGCTGATCCGCGAGTACGCCCGCACCGGCGGCTGCCGCCGGGCCCTGCTCCTCGTGGTGGAGCAGGCCGGTCTGCCGTACGACCCGGCCGCCCCGGTCGCGCTCCCGACCCGGCACACCGGCGTGGCTCTGCTGTGCGGCGACTCAGGCACGGCGTGGCTCGGTCCGGTGCGCCAGGTACCCATGGCCCCGGGGCAAGCCGGCACAGCGCCGCCCGCGCTCCCGGCCGACCTGGACGCCGACACGCTGATCCTGGGCAACGGCCTGGGACCGGTACCCGGGGCCCGCTCGGCGCCGTCCGGACAGCCGTACACCGGTGTGTGGTGGACGCTGGCCGGCGAGCTGGCCGACCCGACCGCCCGCCGGATCGTGCTGGCCGACCACGACCCCGTGCTCGGCTACCTGTGTACGTCCACCGTGGAGATTGGTGGGACCGTCGAGGAAGGAGGCACAGGTGTCCGAGTGGAACTGGGGGCGTCCTGA
- a CDS encoding class I SAM-dependent methyltransferase — protein MSEWNWGRPDELSRLMDEAWLGLARCDKLEPVAAAAPYSRDQLGALGVTGIEFAAWKTAHPEGLGSDLVSLRTDDATTEAGHIWRVDGECYFVALDICRPLPFADGSVDWVYAEHLIEHVTLDDGITWLTEVRRILAPGGLLRLTTPDLATYVDSYTTGSAFFDRHRKRLHAAGLGPPMPARRAFMFNQIFYLYGHRWLYDLDELRYALGEAGFDPDTVRRASFRKGARPDVADLDRILRKEESMYIEATPLP, from the coding sequence GTGTCCGAGTGGAACTGGGGGCGTCCTGACGAGCTGTCGCGACTGATGGACGAGGCATGGTTGGGCCTGGCCCGGTGCGACAAACTGGAACCCGTCGCCGCCGCTGCCCCGTACTCCCGCGACCAGCTGGGCGCCCTGGGCGTGACCGGCATCGAGTTCGCCGCCTGGAAGACCGCCCATCCGGAAGGGCTCGGCAGCGACCTGGTTTCGCTGCGGACCGACGACGCCACCACCGAGGCCGGGCACATCTGGCGGGTGGACGGCGAGTGCTACTTCGTAGCGCTGGACATCTGCCGGCCGCTGCCGTTCGCGGACGGCTCCGTCGACTGGGTGTACGCCGAGCACCTCATCGAGCACGTCACGCTCGACGACGGCATCACCTGGCTGACCGAGGTGCGGCGGATCCTCGCCCCCGGCGGACTGCTGCGACTGACCACCCCCGACCTGGCGACCTATGTGGACAGTTACACCACCGGGAGCGCGTTCTTCGACCGGCACCGCAAGCGCCTGCACGCCGCGGGCCTGGGCCCACCGATGCCGGCCCGCCGGGCGTTCATGTTCAACCAGATCTTCTACCTGTACGGCCACCGCTGGCTCTACGACCTCGACGAGCTGCGGTACGCCCTGGGCGAGGCCGGCTTCGACCCCGACACCGTACGCCGCGCGTCCTTCCGCAAGGGCGCCCGCCCCGACGTAGCCGACCTAGACCGCATCCTCCGCAAAGAAGAGTCCATGTACATCGAAGCAACCCCCCTACCGTGA
- a CDS encoding carbohydrate-binding module family 20 domain-containing protein codes for MSPRRSIAATLAALVGPVLFLTATAPTAQAAVQSNGSSIVHLFQWRWSSIAQECETTLGPNGWGGVQVSPPQEHVVLPSAEGATYPWWQDYQPVSYRIDQTRRGTRAEFIDMVQRCRARGVKIYVDLVLNHMSGTGSVGSGPGSAGTAYTKYDYPNLFNDGSGDSYGYADFGTCYRTISNWSDKNEVQDCELLALADLDTSLPEVRRKIAKYMNSVIDLGVAGFRVDAAKHVQEAHLADIISRLHDVPEFGGKPDLFHEVYGDATVPYTAYAPYGAVTNFDYQRSVASAFKDGNIAQLGSLPNYGGLTGAQSVVFVDNHDTQRSTPTLTYKDGDRYYLADAFMMAHPYGRPQLMSSYAFGSVTAQGPPSSSGGTTNATDCANSAWICEHRNEQVAGMPSFRNATEGTGIGSVVTDGSGRLAFARGARGYAAFNATGSAWTRTFSTGLPDGTYCNVARGTYNATTGVCTGGAVTVSGGAFTTAIPANRGVALHVAAPASGGSTPPPTTPSTVAVTFGVNATTWWGQNVFVVGNVPALGSWNPANAVAMSAATYPVWRATVDLPTGERFEYKYIKKDPDGTVTWEAGENHYYTPTAPVSLLDTWR; via the coding sequence ATGTCCCCACGTAGATCGATCGCCGCCACCCTAGCGGCGCTCGTCGGACCCGTCCTGTTCCTCACCGCCACCGCCCCCACGGCACAGGCGGCCGTCCAGAGCAACGGCAGCTCGATCGTCCACCTCTTCCAGTGGCGGTGGTCGTCGATCGCCCAGGAATGCGAGACCACCCTCGGCCCCAACGGCTGGGGCGGCGTACAGGTGTCCCCGCCGCAGGAGCACGTGGTGCTGCCCAGTGCGGAAGGCGCGACGTACCCCTGGTGGCAGGACTACCAGCCGGTGTCGTACCGGATCGACCAGACGCGGCGCGGGACCCGCGCCGAGTTCATCGACATGGTCCAGCGCTGCCGCGCCCGGGGTGTGAAGATCTACGTCGACCTGGTGCTCAACCACATGAGCGGCACCGGCTCGGTCGGCAGCGGCCCCGGCAGCGCCGGGACGGCCTACACCAAGTACGACTATCCGAACCTGTTCAACGACGGCTCCGGCGACAGCTACGGGTACGCGGACTTCGGCACCTGCTACCGCACGATCAGCAACTGGAGCGACAAGAACGAGGTGCAGGACTGCGAGCTGCTCGCCCTGGCCGACCTCGACACCAGCCTCCCCGAGGTACGCCGGAAGATCGCCAAGTACATGAACTCGGTGATCGACCTGGGCGTGGCCGGCTTCCGCGTGGACGCGGCCAAGCACGTGCAGGAGGCGCACCTGGCCGACATCATCTCGCGGCTGCACGACGTGCCGGAGTTCGGCGGCAAGCCGGACCTCTTCCACGAGGTGTACGGCGACGCCACCGTCCCGTACACCGCGTACGCCCCGTACGGCGCGGTCACCAACTTCGACTACCAGCGGTCGGTCGCGTCGGCGTTCAAGGACGGCAACATCGCACAGCTCGGCAGCCTGCCGAACTACGGCGGCCTCACCGGCGCCCAGTCCGTCGTCTTCGTCGACAACCACGACACCCAGCGGTCCACGCCGACACTGACCTATAAGGACGGTGACCGGTACTACCTGGCCGACGCGTTCATGATGGCCCACCCGTACGGGCGGCCGCAGCTCATGTCCAGCTACGCGTTCGGCTCGGTGACCGCGCAAGGCCCGCCCAGCTCGTCGGGCGGCACCACCAACGCCACCGACTGCGCCAACTCCGCCTGGATCTGCGAGCACCGCAACGAGCAGGTCGCCGGCATGCCGAGCTTCCGCAACGCGACCGAAGGCACCGGCATCGGGTCCGTCGTCACCGACGGCAGCGGCCGGCTGGCCTTCGCGCGAGGGGCAAGGGGGTACGCCGCGTTCAACGCGACCGGCAGCGCGTGGACCCGGACGTTCAGCACCGGCCTGCCGGACGGGACGTACTGCAACGTGGCCCGCGGCACGTACAACGCCACCACCGGGGTGTGCACCGGTGGCGCGGTCACGGTGTCCGGCGGCGCCTTCACCACCGCGATCCCGGCCAACCGCGGGGTGGCACTGCACGTCGCCGCTCCGGCGTCGGGCGGCAGCACCCCACCGCCGACGACGCCGAGCACCGTGGCCGTCACCTTCGGCGTCAACGCCACCACCTGGTGGGGCCAGAACGTGTTCGTGGTCGGCAACGTGCCGGCGCTCGGCTCCTGGAACCCGGCCAACGCGGTGGCGATGTCCGCCGCCACCTATCCGGTCTGGCGAGCCACTGTGGACCTGCCGACCGGAGAGCGGTTCGAGTACAAGTACATCAAGAAGGACCCGGACGGCACGGTCACCTGGGAGGCGGGCGAGAACCACTACTACACGCCCACCGCGCCGGTCAGCCTCCTCGACACCTGGCGCTAG
- a CDS encoding cupin domain-containing protein: MTYPPARYKGDSGDISATYRPDGHAPELTYRTGNTVHYLATGTTTNGQFGLYRWEMGPAPSGPDPHFHRSISESFYILTGTVRIYDGTRWIDCTPGDFVHVPEGGVHAFRNESGQPATMLLHFAPGAPARATSRAWWAWPARPTRKRPPSSWSTTRSGCSRPGRRGPRFRGPRGARRGGRRVDQGLLRRSRAKGRGSEIKARPFALDRRESP, translated from the coding sequence ATGACTTATCCACCGGCGCGGTATAAGGGCGATTCGGGCGACATCAGCGCTACGTACCGGCCCGATGGGCACGCGCCGGAGCTGACGTACCGCACCGGCAACACGGTCCATTACCTGGCCACCGGCACGACGACCAACGGCCAGTTCGGCCTCTACCGCTGGGAGATGGGCCCGGCGCCCAGCGGCCCGGATCCGCACTTCCACCGGTCGATCTCCGAGTCGTTCTACATCCTCACGGGTACGGTGCGGATCTACGACGGCACCCGCTGGATCGACTGCACGCCGGGCGACTTCGTCCACGTACCGGAGGGCGGCGTGCACGCGTTCCGCAACGAGTCCGGCCAACCGGCGACGATGCTCCTGCACTTCGCGCCCGGCGCCCCCGCGAGGGCTACTTCGAGGGCCTGGTGGGCCTGGCCGGCAAGACCGACGAGGAAAAGGCCGCCTTCTTCCTGGAGCACGACACGTTCTGGCTGTAGCCGCCCGGGCCGGCGCGGCCCGCGTTTCCGCGGGCCGCGCGGCGCGCGCCGCGGGGGGCGCCGCGTCGATCAAGGACTTCTGCGCCGATCAAGGGCAAAAGGTCGTGGATCGGAGATCAAAGCACGGCCGTTCGCCCTTGATCGACGGGAAAGCCCTTGA
- a CDS encoding DMT family transporter, with amino-acid sequence MPYVFLLGAIAAEVFATSLLKSTEGFSRLWPTVACLTGYVVSFAALSQAVKGVQVGFAYALWSGLGTAAIVAIGAAFLGEPITFVKVAGTALIILGVVTLNLGGAAH; translated from the coding sequence GTGCCGTACGTGTTTTTGTTGGGTGCCATCGCGGCCGAGGTGTTCGCCACCAGCCTGCTCAAGTCGACCGAGGGGTTCAGCCGGCTCTGGCCGACCGTGGCCTGCCTGACCGGCTACGTGGTCTCGTTCGCGGCACTGTCCCAGGCGGTCAAGGGCGTCCAGGTCGGGTTCGCGTACGCCCTGTGGTCCGGGCTGGGCACGGCCGCGATCGTCGCCATCGGCGCGGCCTTCCTCGGCGAGCCGATCACCTTCGTCAAGGTCGCCGGGACCGCGCTGATCATTCTCGGCGTCGTGACGCTCAACCTGGGCGGGGCGGCGCATTGA
- a CDS encoding TetR/AcrR family transcriptional regulator yields MTGPRTQRRRDPEARKEALATAALEVIAEAGIGRTTHRAVAARADLPLGATTYYFPTLDDLIAAGLRRATEAVRADLRVWAERLATAPDLPAALARMSAAYLADRRRAQIEYELYVAAARDPVLRPLAREWLRGLRDVLEPHVGAAAARDVCALLDGAMLQALVTGGDLDEKALAEAIRRLTRGGAGCGGGTG; encoded by the coding sequence TTGACCGGCCCGCGCACCCAGCGCCGCCGGGACCCCGAGGCCCGCAAGGAGGCGCTGGCCACCGCGGCGCTGGAGGTCATCGCGGAGGCGGGCATCGGGCGTACCACGCACCGGGCCGTCGCCGCTCGCGCGGACCTGCCGCTGGGCGCCACCACCTACTACTTCCCCACCCTCGACGACCTCATCGCCGCCGGGCTGCGCCGGGCCACCGAGGCGGTCCGCGCCGACCTGCGGGTCTGGGCCGAACGGCTCGCCACCGCCCCGGACCTGCCGGCGGCGCTCGCCCGGATGAGCGCGGCCTACCTCGCCGACCGGCGGCGCGCCCAGATCGAGTACGAGTTGTACGTCGCGGCGGCACGCGACCCGGTGCTGCGGCCGCTGGCACGGGAGTGGCTGCGCGGGCTGCGCGACGTGCTGGAGCCACACGTCGGCGCGGCGGCGGCCCGTGACGTCTGCGCGCTGCTGGACGGTGCGATGCTGCAGGCGCTCGTCACCGGCGGCGACCTGGACGAAAAGGCGCTGGCCGAGGCGATCCGCCGGCTCACCCGGGGCGGCGCGGGGTGTGGCGGCGGTACGGGCTGA
- a CDS encoding DNA-3-methyladenine glycosylase — MGHGAGGASLTDLASLLAGPVLPAARGLLGCELSAGGVTVRLTEVEAYAGTAGDPASHAHRGRTPRNAIMFGPPGYLYVYFTYGMHWCANVVTGPPGEAAAVLLRAGAVLSGTAVASSRRRSAASARDLARGPARLCQALGIDGTAYGAYLLGDGPVRLAPPSAPVPESAIAAGPRVGVNGAHDRPWRFWIEGDPTVSPYRRHTPRRPG; from the coding sequence ATGGGTCACGGCGCGGGTGGTGCCTCGCTGACCGACCTCGCTTCGCTGTTGGCCGGGCCGGTGCTGCCGGCGGCGCGCGGCCTGCTGGGGTGCGAGCTGTCCGCCGGCGGCGTCACGGTCCGCCTGACGGAGGTCGAGGCATACGCGGGTACGGCCGGCGACCCCGCCTCGCACGCACACCGCGGCCGTACGCCCCGCAACGCCATCATGTTCGGGCCGCCGGGTTACCTGTACGTGTACTTCACGTACGGGATGCACTGGTGCGCCAACGTGGTGACGGGCCCGCCCGGCGAGGCTGCCGCCGTGCTGCTGCGCGCGGGTGCGGTCCTGTCCGGCACCGCGGTGGCGTCCTCGCGGCGTCGGTCTGCCGCTTCCGCTCGGGACCTCGCCCGGGGTCCGGCCCGGTTGTGCCAGGCGCTGGGCATCGACGGGACGGCGTACGGGGCGTACCTGCTCGGCGACGGGCCGGTGCGGCTTGCGCCGCCGTCCGCGCCGGTGCCCGAGTCGGCGATCGCCGCGGGCCCCCGGGTCGGCGTGAACGGCGCCCACGACCGGCCGTGGCGTTTCTGGATCGAGGGTGACCCGACGGTCAGCCCGTACCGCCGCCACACCCCGCGCCGCCCCGGGTGA